The Brachyspira hyodysenteriae ATCC 27164 genome includes a window with the following:
- a CDS encoding MarR family winged helix-turn-helix transcriptional regulator — protein MEDIFIGKLIKELHTTLDNRFNRFLDRHKLTSSQMDILMFLYHNEEKIINQRDIENFLGLSNPTIAGTLYRLEKKGFIKRKISSEDKRYKEIYLTQKSKKLKEIVFEDIRRNNETMFSNMTDEEKETLVFIIKKLLSNIQDKDNPFN, from the coding sequence ATGGAAGACATTTTTATAGGAAAATTAATTAAAGAATTGCATACTACTTTGGATAATAGATTCAATAGGTTTTTAGATAGACATAAATTAACTTCTTCTCAAATGGATATATTAATGTTTCTTTATCATAATGAAGAGAAAATAATTAATCAAAGAGATATAGAAAATTTTTTGGGTTTAAGTAATCCTACAATAGCAGGTACTTTATATCGTCTTGAAAAAAAGGGATTTATAAAAAGAAAGATAAGCTCTGAAGATAAGAGGTATAAAGAAATATATCTTACTCAAAAAAGCAAGAAATTAAAAGAGATTGTATTTGAAGATATTAGGAGAAATAATGAAACTATGTTTTCTAATATGACAGATGAGGAAAAAGAAACTTTAGTATTCATAATAAAAAAACTTCTTAGCAATATACAAGATAAGGATAATCCTTTTAACTAG
- a CDS encoding chemotaxis protein CheA codes for MDDYIKSLLKDFFEEAFEMLDRLEQNILILDNERNNVDAIQEIFRAVHTLKGSAGAVELVETQKYAHRFEDLLDLIRNNKIEVDDATIDVLLKGIDILKDLINTASEESEYSGDIEAEIKKLEDFKNMKLGQGPAPSSGDAPAAAAPSGNAPAASEAEKKVNKYELLPNDSDLLGIIRDNVEENVKTKLVHVSFDPESPMRTVGGVQVFVALKDVGEIMGSIPPLEALEGDEFYEHVTYILAAIKEDQTIIDAITLPDVTKEISIEEIILEEYEKFLQEKKQKEAQKATPASSGAAKKPDAGKGGKDHKVERQSSFLRVESDRIDAMMNQVGELVTNKSSYIQYDDDLTSYQKIIGTGINEVKRYYRDSIVQILRKFEEHLQKKEAKEIRNTYIDGFNNKLNEFVKMEEEFKNTLDRFRNSYQLLTRVTNELQETVMKIRMLPIAQTFNRFPRLIRDLSRDLGKEVKLEMYGEETELDKSVIEVLVDPLVHIIRNAMDHGIEHPDEREKAGKPRTGTVVLSASHEGNLIIIKISDDGKGMIPQKIFESAVKKGLVSADAKLSERQMLEYIFAPGFSTAAKITNVSGRGVGMDVVKKSLEKINGTVGIETEWGKGSTFFLRIPLTVAIIQALIVDAEKEYYAVPINSILETVKIDVKDIQELEGIEVIKVRDDVINVLSIKELFRLPSRYNNIKSYYAVILSSEGKKVALLVNNLIGEQDIVIKTLKDNITKSEGLAGATVLGDGTVSFILDIQTIVSLGTKRIIERGKVNNNQGSKNDLRSFIERLKNNEIPEIQQ; via the coding sequence ATGGATGATTATATAAAAAGTCTGCTTAAAGATTTCTTTGAAGAAGCATTTGAAATGCTGGATAGACTTGAACAAAATATTCTTATTTTGGATAATGAAAGAAACAATGTTGATGCAATACAGGAAATATTTAGGGCCGTTCATACTTTAAAAGGAAGTGCCGGTGCTGTAGAACTCGTTGAAACACAAAAATATGCCCATAGATTTGAGGACTTATTAGATTTAATAAGAAATAATAAAATTGAAGTAGATGATGCTACCATAGATGTGCTTTTAAAAGGTATAGATATATTAAAAGACCTTATTAATACTGCAAGTGAAGAAAGCGAATATTCCGGAGATATAGAAGCAGAAATAAAAAAATTAGAAGATTTCAAAAATATGAAATTAGGACAAGGTCCTGCTCCATCTTCCGGAGATGCTCCTGCTGCAGCTGCTCCATCAGGAAATGCTCCTGCTGCCTCTGAAGCAGAAAAGAAAGTTAATAAATATGAACTTCTTCCAAATGACAGCGATTTACTTGGAATAATAAGGGATAATGTAGAAGAAAATGTAAAAACTAAGTTAGTTCATGTTAGTTTTGATCCTGAGAGTCCTATGAGAACTGTAGGCGGGGTTCAAGTATTCGTTGCATTGAAAGATGTAGGCGAAATAATGGGAAGTATACCTCCTCTTGAAGCTTTGGAAGGTGATGAATTTTATGAACATGTAACTTATATACTCGCTGCTATTAAAGAAGATCAAACTATAATAGATGCTATTACTTTACCTGATGTTACTAAAGAAATATCAATAGAAGAAATAATACTTGAAGAATATGAGAAATTCCTTCAAGAGAAAAAACAAAAAGAAGCTCAAAAGGCAACTCCTGCTTCTTCAGGTGCTGCTAAAAAACCTGATGCTGGTAAAGGCGGTAAAGATCATAAAGTAGAAAGACAAAGCTCTTTCTTAAGGGTTGAAAGTGATAGAATTGATGCTATGATGAACCAGGTTGGAGAGCTTGTAACAAATAAAAGTTCATATATACAGTATGATGATGACCTTACTTCATATCAAAAAATTATAGGTACCGGCATCAATGAAGTTAAAAGATATTACAGAGACAGCATTGTTCAGATACTTAGAAAATTTGAAGAGCATTTGCAGAAAAAAGAAGCTAAAGAAATTAGAAATACATATATTGACGGATTCAATAATAAATTAAATGAATTTGTAAAAATGGAAGAAGAGTTTAAAAATACATTGGACAGATTCAGAAACTCTTATCAGCTTCTTACAAGGGTAACAAATGAATTACAGGAAACTGTAATGAAAATTAGGATGCTTCCTATAGCTCAGACATTCAATAGATTCCCTCGTCTTATAAGGGACTTATCAAGAGATTTGGGTAAAGAAGTTAAATTGGAAATGTACGGAGAGGAAACTGAATTAGATAAATCCGTTATTGAAGTATTAGTTGACCCATTAGTTCACATCATAAGAAATGCTATGGACCATGGTATAGAACATCCTGATGAAAGAGAAAAAGCAGGAAAACCTAGAACAGGTACAGTTGTTTTAAGTGCTTCGCATGAAGGTAACTTGATTATTATTAAAATATCTGATGATGGTAAAGGAATGATACCTCAGAAAATATTTGAAAGTGCTGTCAAAAAAGGACTTGTATCTGCTGATGCAAAACTTTCTGAAAGACAAATGCTTGAATATATATTTGCTCCTGGTTTCTCTACAGCTGCTAAAATTACCAATGTATCCGGAAGGGGTGTTGGTATGGACGTTGTTAAGAAAAGTTTAGAAAAAATCAATGGTACTGTAGGTATAGAAACAGAATGGGGAAAAGGTTCTACTTTCTTCCTAAGAATTCCTCTTACTGTTGCTATTATTCAAGCACTTATAGTTGATGCTGAAAAAGAATATTATGCAGTTCCTATTAACAGTATATTGGAAACTGTAAAAATAGATGTTAAAGATATTCAGGAATTGGAAGGAATAGAAGTTATTAAAGTTAGGGATGATGTTATCAATGTACTTAGCATAAAAGAATTATTCAGACTTCCTTCAAGATACAACAATATAAAATCTTATTATGCTGTTATACTTTCTTCTGAAGGTAAAAAAGTGGCACTTCTTGTTAATAACCTAATAGGTGAACAGGATATAGTTATTAAGACTCTTAAAGATAATATAACAAAATCTGAAGGTTTAGCTGGTGCTACTGTTTTGGGTGATGGTACTGTAAGCTTCATTTTGGATATACAAACAATAGTAAGTCTTGGTACTAAGAGAATCATTGAAAGAGGAAAAGTTAATAATAATCAAGGCAGCAAAAACGATTTAAGAAGCTTTATTGAAAGATTAAAAAATAATGAAATACCTGAAATACAGCAGTAA
- a CDS encoding ABC transporter permease: MFSYVVKRLLVSLLTLFVIVTITFFLMHTVPGGPFVGEKPLSKVALENLNRKYGLDKPLIVQYGNYLNNAIKGDLGTSLTKIGQSVSGTIVRAFPVSFRLGIFSMFISTTIGVLFGIVAALRHGKFVDRAVMVAATLGIAVPSFVVATVSIIIFSVKLKLLPAYGFDSFAQYIMPGFALSFSSLSFMARLMRSSMLDVIHQDYIKTARAKGISRSIIIFKHALRNAIIPIVTYMGPLAAAILTGSFVVEKIFNIPGLGRYFVESITQRDYPTILGVTIFYGAFLIAMNFLVDLSYGIIDPRIKIQE, encoded by the coding sequence ATGTTTTCTTATGTTGTTAAAAGATTATTAGTCTCACTTTTAACCCTTTTTGTTATAGTAACAATAACATTCTTTTTAATGCATACAGTACCGGGCGGGCCTTTTGTAGGTGAAAAACCGCTTAGTAAAGTAGCATTGGAAAACTTAAATAGAAAATACGGACTTGATAAGCCCTTAATAGTTCAGTACGGTAATTATTTAAATAATGCTATTAAAGGAGATTTGGGCACTTCTCTTACTAAAATAGGACAATCAGTTTCCGGTACAATAGTAAGGGCATTCCCTGTATCTTTCAGACTTGGAATATTCAGTATGTTTATTTCAACTACTATAGGAGTTTTATTCGGAATAGTTGCGGCATTAAGGCATGGTAAATTTGTGGATAGAGCTGTAATGGTTGCTGCAACTTTAGGTATAGCAGTGCCTAGTTTTGTTGTTGCTACAGTTTCTATTATTATATTTTCTGTAAAATTAAAACTGCTTCCTGCTTATGGATTTGATTCATTTGCTCAGTATATAATGCCGGGATTTGCTTTATCTTTTAGTTCTCTTAGCTTTATGGCTAGACTTATGAGAAGTTCAATGCTTGATGTTATTCATCAAGATTATATAAAGACAGCCAGAGCAAAAGGTATATCAAGAAGTATAATCATATTTAAGCATGCTTTAAGAAATGCTATTATACCGATAGTTACATATATGGGGCCTTTAGCTGCTGCTATACTTACAGGTTCATTTGTTGTAGAGAAGATATTTAATATACCTGGACTTGGAAGATATTTTGTTGAAAGCATAACACAAAGAGATTATCCTACAATATTAGGTGTTACAATATTCTACGGAGCCTTTTTGATAGCAATGAATTTCTTGGTTGACTTATCTTATGGTATTATAGACCCTAGAATAAAAATACAGGAATAA
- a CDS encoding D-glycero-alpha-D-manno-heptose-1,7-bisphosphate 7-phosphatase yields the protein MYNDIENYFYEFYKKFEKDSVLMALDFNIDNMLSKNSKLYTIDKSYKVIKNDITNILSGYSFNDNLLVHNGKLYNKSEINDNKEYINKLIDEAFNKNILYGIPSYFVDNTKKINKALFLDRDGVLIEDVGYIGTTDRVKINSDFIDIVKYAKDNGYITIVTTNQAGVSYNYYTNEDVDNVHKYIYDEYKNKGAIVDDFYYCPYHIKGHVEPYNIVSMLRKPECGMHLLASKKYNIDLLNSFMIGDRDTDIVKIPYLRTLLVATDVYDIENKENIVKIDDIYNILR from the coding sequence ATGTATAATGATATAGAAAATTATTTTTATGAGTTTTATAAAAAGTTTGAGAAAGATTCTGTATTAATGGCATTAGATTTTAATATTGATAATATGTTATCAAAAAATTCTAAATTATATACTATAGATAAAAGTTATAAAGTAATAAAAAATGATATAACAAATATTTTGTCAGGGTATTCATTCAATGATAATTTATTAGTTCATAATGGAAAATTGTATAATAAATCGGAAATAAATGATAATAAGGAATATATAAATAAATTGATAGATGAAGCATTCAATAAAAATATATTGTACGGCATACCTTCATATTTTGTAGATAATACTAAAAAAATTAATAAGGCATTATTTTTGGATAGAGATGGAGTATTAATTGAGGATGTTGGATATATAGGAACTACCGACAGAGTAAAAATAAATTCAGATTTTATTGATATAGTTAAATATGCAAAAGATAATGGATATATCACAATAGTAACAACAAATCAGGCAGGAGTATCATATAATTATTATACCAATGAAGATGTAGATAATGTTCATAAATACATATATGATGAATATAAAAATAAAGGTGCAATTGTAGATGATTTTTATTATTGTCCTTATCATATTAAAGGGCATGTTGAGCCTTATAACATAGTTTCTATGCTGAGAAAACCTGAATGCGGGATGCATTTGCTTGCTTCAAAGAAATATAATATAGATTTACTTAATTCTTTTATGATAGGCGATAGAGATACTGATATTGTAAAAATACCTTATCTTCGTACATTATTAGTTGCAACAGATGTTTATGATATAGAGAACAAAGAAAATATAGTAAAAATAGATGATATATACAATATTCTTAGATAA
- a CDS encoding peptide ABC transporter substrate-binding protein: MKKYIFIVFIISVFIFSCSNKSNIEDNAVYVNLGAEPKTIDPALNITLQGSTYVTHLFECLTTKYKDIAIQPGAAESWDISEDGLTYIFHLRTNGKWSDGKPLTAHDFEYSWKRVVDPDTASEPSYLFEPILNFSNVNGGYMPVDEFGIKAIDDYTLEVKLEYPTAYFLELVNLPVFSPVRKDMVEKDPDNWTRNPKTCIGNGAFALYERKPDQSITVIKNTNYWAADTIVAEKIKFVLMDNPNSAVAGVKEGSLHFSDQFPYQDIDTLREEGYIDTATRIGTQYYALNTTNETLKDKRVRKALSLAIDRNYIVENVLKSGKPAGALVPWGVTDVEGYFRDNAGEYISTNKEDYKKNVEEAQRLMAEAGYPNGEGFPVLEFFLTFSNDIPMFEAVQNMWKVNLGIDVKLTQMEFAPFIHAFRTERNYTMAAASWTGSYNDPTTFLGMFVSYSYKNHSLFTNKAFDDAIIAASRTIDQNIRMRELHKAEKILIEDEAVIIPIAYFEPAVLKSPNLKDVFYIPFAQYKFSYSYLEK, translated from the coding sequence ATGAAAAAGTATATTTTTATAGTTTTTATTATTTCTGTTTTTATATTCTCATGTTCAAACAAGTCTAATATTGAAGATAATGCGGTATATGTGAATTTAGGTGCTGAGCCTAAAACTATAGATCCTGCTTTGAATATAACATTGCAGGGTTCTACATATGTAACTCATTTATTTGAATGTTTAACTACGAAGTATAAAGATATTGCCATTCAGCCTGGAGCAGCAGAGAGCTGGGATATATCTGAAGACGGACTTACATATATTTTTCATTTAAGAACTAATGGTAAATGGTCTGACGGAAAACCTTTAACTGCGCATGATTTTGAATATTCATGGAAGAGAGTAGTTGACCCTGATACTGCAAGTGAACCTAGTTATTTATTTGAACCTATACTTAACTTTTCTAATGTTAATGGCGGATATATGCCTGTTGATGAATTTGGAATAAAGGCTATAGATGATTATACTTTAGAGGTAAAATTAGAATATCCTACAGCTTATTTTTTGGAGCTTGTGAACTTGCCTGTATTTTCACCGGTAAGAAAGGATATGGTAGAAAAAGATCCTGATAATTGGACTAGAAATCCTAAAACTTGTATAGGTAACGGAGCTTTTGCTTTATATGAAAGAAAACCTGATCAAAGTATTACAGTTATAAAAAATACTAATTATTGGGCAGCTGATACTATAGTTGCTGAAAAAATTAAATTTGTTCTTATGGATAATCCTAATTCTGCAGTGGCTGGAGTGAAAGAAGGCTCTTTACATTTTTCAGATCAATTCCCTTATCAGGATATAGATACTTTGAGAGAAGAAGGCTATATTGATACTGCTACTAGAATAGGTACTCAGTATTATGCTTTAAATACTACTAATGAAACTTTAAAAGATAAAAGAGTAAGAAAGGCATTATCTCTTGCAATAGATAGAAACTATATAGTAGAAAATGTTTTGAAATCAGGAAAACCTGCTGGGGCATTAGTTCCTTGGGGGGTTACAGATGTTGAAGGATATTTCAGAGATAATGCTGGTGAATATATAAGCACAAATAAAGAAGATTATAAAAAGAATGTAGAAGAAGCTCAGAGATTAATGGCTGAGGCAGGCTATCCTAATGGAGAAGGTTTCCCTGTATTAGAGTTCTTCCTTACTTTCAGTAATGATATACCTATGTTTGAAGCTGTGCAGAATATGTGGAAAGTTAATCTTGGAATAGATGTTAAACTTACTCAGATGGAATTCGCTCCATTTATTCATGCATTTAGAACAGAAAGAAATTATACTATGGCCGCAGCAAGCTGGACAGGAAGTTATAATGATCCTACTACTTTTTTAGGTATGTTTGTAAGCTATTCATATAAAAATCACTCTCTATTTACTAATAAAGCATTTGATGATGCAATAATTGCAGCTTCAAGAACTATAGATCAGAATATTAGAATGAGAGAATTACATAAGGCTGAAAAAATATTGATAGAAGATGAGGCTGTTATAATACCTATAGCATATTTCGAACCTGCTGTATTAAAAAGTCCGAATTTGAAAGATGTATTTTATATACCTTTTGCTCAGTATAAATTTTCATATTCCTATTTAGAAAAATAA
- a CDS encoding ABC transporter ATP-binding protein, with product MTPLIEIQDLKQHFKIKGGFFGRNIQTVKAVDGVSFTINKGETFGLVGESGSGKTTLGRTLLHLYKPTSGKIFFNGEEVNKENYRNYAKKMQIIFQDPYASLNPRMTVEDIIGEALDVHKLYSTKEERREKVINLLKLVGLNAEQAQRYPHEFSGGQRQRIGIARALAVNPEFIVCDEPVSALDVSIQAQIINMLYDMQQDMGLTYLFIAHDLAVVRQISKRIAVMYLGNIVELTDSESLYTKSLHPYTQSLISAIPISEPSVAKTKKRIILSGEIPSPINPPSGCKFRTRCPKAEAICAEKAPEFREVESGHFCACHLV from the coding sequence ATGACACCTTTAATAGAAATACAAGATTTGAAACAACATTTTAAGATAAAAGGCGGATTCTTCGGAAGAAATATACAAACTGTAAAGGCAGTTGACGGAGTAAGTTTTACTATAAATAAAGGAGAAACTTTTGGGCTTGTAGGAGAGTCTGGAAGCGGTAAAACTACATTAGGAAGAACTTTACTACATTTGTATAAACCTACCAGCGGAAAAATATTCTTTAATGGTGAAGAAGTTAATAAAGAAAATTATAGAAATTATGCTAAAAAAATGCAGATAATTTTCCAAGACCCTTATGCTTCATTAAATCCTCGTATGACAGTTGAAGATATAATAGGCGAGGCATTAGATGTGCATAAACTCTATTCTACTAAAGAAGAAAGAAGAGAAAAAGTAATAAATCTTCTTAAACTTGTAGGGCTTAATGCTGAGCAGGCACAGAGATATCCTCATGAATTTTCAGGCGGACAAAGACAGCGTATAGGTATAGCCAGAGCTTTAGCAGTTAATCCAGAGTTTATAGTATGCGATGAGCCTGTATCTGCATTAGATGTATCCATTCAGGCACAGATTATAAATATGCTTTATGATATGCAGCAAGATATGGGGCTTACATATCTTTTTATTGCTCATGATTTGGCTGTAGTTCGTCAGATATCAAAAAGAATAGCAGTTATGTATTTAGGTAATATTGTTGAGCTTACGGACAGCGAATCATTATATACAAAATCTTTGCATCCTTATACTCAGTCTTTGATTTCAGCAATACCTATATCAGAGCCTTCAGTTGCAAAGACAAAAAAACGTATAATACTTTCAGGTGAAATCCCTTCTCCAATAAATCCTCCTTCAGGATGTAAATTTAGAACTAGATGTCCTAAGGCAGAAGCTATTTGTGCAGAGAAAGCTCCAGAGTTTAGAGAGGTAGAAAGCGGACATTTTTGTGCTTGTCATTTAGTATGA
- a CDS encoding ABC transporter permease, with the protein MENSLDKSLFVKATDEEKASAEVKRESVTYWQDAYRRFKKNRVALISIIVIGVIAILSIIIPMVSEYGYAQINRGVENSLPTLEHPFGTDTLGRDLLVRCMIGARISLLIGIVSATLVVIIGIVYGSISGYFGGLADSIMMRIVDIISAVPTLLVVVLLSVVLKAPMDKLFLQNESLRGIGLLGPGLFSIFIVISLLYWTNMARMTRGQILALKGQEFVTAARALGTPHSRIIFKHLIPNAMGAIIVSAMVQIPNAIFVEAFLSFLGLGVSAPMVSLGSLTSNAVSGVYSYPYQLLFPAALISVIILCFNLVGDGLRDALDPRMKNR; encoded by the coding sequence ATGGAAAATAGTTTAGATAAATCATTATTTGTAAAGGCAACGGATGAAGAAAAAGCTTCAGCCGAAGTAAAAAGAGAGAGTGTAACATATTGGCAGGATGCATATAGAAGATTTAAAAAAAATAGAGTTGCCTTGATATCTATTATAGTTATTGGTGTTATAGCAATTCTTTCTATTATTATACCTATGGTTTCAGAATATGGATATGCTCAAATAAACAGAGGGGTTGAAAACAGCCTTCCTACATTAGAGCATCCATTCGGTACAGATACTTTGGGCAGAGATTTGCTTGTAAGATGTATGATTGGTGCTAGAATATCTCTTTTAATTGGTATAGTATCAGCTACTTTAGTTGTAATAATAGGTATAGTTTACGGCTCTATATCAGGATACTTCGGAGGACTTGCTGATAGTATTATGATGCGTATAGTTGATATAATAAGTGCTGTACCTACACTTTTAGTAGTTGTATTATTATCAGTTGTTCTTAAAGCTCCTATGGATAAGTTATTTTTACAGAATGAATCATTAAGAGGAATAGGACTTTTAGGGCCTGGACTTTTCAGTATATTTATAGTTATATCTTTGCTTTATTGGACTAATATGGCTAGAATGACTAGAGGGCAGATTTTAGCATTAAAAGGACAGGAATTTGTAACTGCAGCTAGGGCTTTGGGTACTCCTCATAGCAGGATAATTTTTAAACATTTAATACCTAATGCTATGGGAGCAATAATAGTATCAGCTATGGTTCAGATACCTAATGCTATATTCGTTGAGGCATTTTTGAGTTTCTTAGGATTAGGAGTTAGCGCTCCTATGGTTTCTCTTGGATCATTAACTTCAAATGCTGTAAGCGGAGTTTATTCTTATCCTTATCAGCTTCTTTTTCCTGCTGCTTTGATAAGTGTTATAATACTTTGCTTTAATTTGGTTGGTGATGGTTTGAGGGATGCATTAGACCCTAGAATGAAGAATAGATAA
- a CDS encoding ABC transporter ATP-binding protein — MENNHLLEVKNLSVSFFTPLGEVKAVNNISYKLDKSKVLGIVGESGSGKSVSAYSIMGLIEEPGKIINGEILFEGTDLIKLSEHERKKIRGDLISMIFQDPMTCLNPVYTIGDQLMEALTTHRKISKTDAIERIVELLTLVGINEPRRRIKQYPHELSGGMRQRIMIAMALAGDPKILIADEPTTALDVTIQAQILELIKDIQKKIQMAVILITHDFGIVADMADDIIVMYGGGIVERGTVFDIFERPKHPYTLGLLKSLPRIDIKQDRLIPIEGTPIDLLNMKAGCPFSTRCEECMKVCIDNKPPITEFEKGHFSACWLHQIPN, encoded by the coding sequence ATGGAAAATAATCATTTATTAGAAGTTAAAAATTTAAGCGTATCTTTCTTTACACCTCTTGGTGAAGTTAAAGCTGTTAATAATATTTCATATAAATTGGATAAATCAAAAGTATTGGGTATAGTAGGAGAATCAGGAAGCGGTAAAAGTGTATCTGCTTATTCTATTATGGGGCTTATTGAAGAACCTGGAAAGATTATAAATGGAGAGATACTTTTTGAAGGCACTGATTTAATTAAACTTTCAGAACATGAAAGAAAAAAAATAAGAGGTGACTTAATATCAATGATTTTCCAGGACCCTATGACTTGTCTTAATCCTGTATACACTATAGGCGATCAATTAATGGAAGCATTAACTACACATAGAAAAATAAGCAAAACAGATGCTATAGAGAGAATAGTTGAGCTTTTAACTTTGGTTGGTATAAATGAACCTAGAAGAAGAATAAAACAGTATCCTCATGAGCTTTCAGGAGGTATGCGTCAGCGTATAATGATAGCTATGGCATTAGCAGGAGATCCTAAAATACTTATAGCTGATGAGCCTACAACTGCATTAGATGTTACTATACAGGCACAGATACTTGAGCTTATAAAAGATATACAAAAAAAAATACAGATGGCTGTTATACTTATTACACATGACTTTGGTATTGTTGCAGATATGGCAGATGATATTATAGTTATGTACGGAGGAGGTATAGTTGAAAGAGGAACAGTATTTGATATATTTGAACGTCCTAAACATCCTTATACTTTGGGACTTTTGAAATCCCTTCCTCGTATTGATATAAAACAAGATAGGCTTATTCCTATAGAAGGTACTCCTATTGATTTACTTAATATGAAGGCAGGATGTCCTTTCAGTACAAGATGTGAAGAATGTATGAAAGTATGTATTGATAATAAGCCTCCTATAACTGAATTTGAGAAGGGACATTTTTCAGCTTGCTGGCTTCATCAAATACCTAATTAA
- a CDS encoding UDP-glucose dehydrogenase family protein, which translates to MKICIVGTGYVGLITGACLAEMGNYVICVDNDQEKLKKLKNGITPLYEPGLEELIVANVSEGRLEFTDDLDYAVKKSIACFIAVGTPSGDDGSCDLSFVLSVANDIGKSMNGYKVIVDKSTVPVGTHKLVEDEIKKHYSGEFDVVSNPEFLKQGAAVDDFLKPDRVVIGSNSEKAIDIMRDIYNPFTRTGNPIIIMDVRSAEMTKYAANAFLATKISFANEIANICEKVGANADLVRIGMSSDKRIGNQFLFHGLGYGGSCFPKDVQALIKTASDYGIDSDLLKATHQVNVNQRKIFVNKILKYYNNDIKGKTFGLWGLAFKPRTNDMREAPAITIINMLLDSGAKIRAYDPKAFDNAKSIFGDKIYYAENSYDALKDADALILVTEWNEFRRPSFDKIKELLKEPVIFDGRNQYDKKRMAERGIKYFSLGVADN; encoded by the coding sequence ATGAAAATATGTATAGTAGGTACAGGTTATGTTGGACTTATTACAGGTGCTTGTTTGGCAGAAATGGGTAATTATGTTATATGTGTTGATAATGATCAAGAAAAATTAAAAAAATTAAAAAATGGTATTACTCCTTTATATGAACCTGGATTGGAAGAACTTATAGTGGCAAATGTTTCTGAGGGAAGATTGGAATTTACAGATGATTTGGATTATGCTGTAAAAAAATCCATAGCATGTTTTATTGCTGTTGGTACTCCTTCAGGCGATGATGGAAGCTGTGATTTGAGCTTCGTACTTTCTGTAGCTAATGATATTGGAAAATCAATGAATGGATATAAGGTTATAGTAGATAAATCAACTGTACCTGTTGGAACTCATAAATTAGTAGAAGATGAAATAAAAAAACATTACAGCGGTGAATTTGATGTGGTTTCTAATCCTGAATTTTTAAAGCAAGGTGCTGCTGTAGATGACTTTTTAAAGCCTGACAGAGTAGTTATAGGTTCAAACTCAGAAAAAGCAATAGATATAATGAGAGATATTTATAATCCTTTTACTAGAACAGGAAATCCTATAATAATAATGGATGTTCGCTCTGCTGAAATGACTAAATATGCTGCTAATGCTTTTCTTGCTACTAAAATATCCTTTGCCAATGAAATAGCTAATATATGTGAAAAAGTTGGTGCTAATGCTGATTTGGTTAGAATTGGTATGTCAAGCGATAAGAGAATAGGAAATCAGTTTTTATTTCATGGTTTAGGATATGGCGGAAGCTGTTTCCCAAAAGATGTGCAGGCTTTAATAAAAACTGCTTCTGATTATGGTATAGATTCTGATTTGCTTAAAGCTACTCATCAAGTTAATGTTAATCAAAGAAAAATTTTTGTTAATAAGATTTTAAAATACTATAATAATGATATTAAAGGTAAAACTTTTGGTTTATGGGGATTAGCATTTAAACCTAGAACTAATGATATGAGAGAAGCTCCTGCCATCACTATAATAAATATGCTTTTAGATTCTGGTGCTAAAATAAGAGCTTATGACCCTAAGGCTTTTGATAATGCCAAGTCTATATTCGGTGATAAAATATATTATGCTGAAAATTCTTATGATGCTTTAAAAGATGCTGATGCTTTGATTTTAGTTACAGAATGGAATGAGTTTAGAAGACCTAGCTTTGATAAAATAAAAGAGTTATTAAAAGAACCTGTTATATTTGACGGCAGAAATCAATATGATAAGAAAAGAATGGCAGAAAGAGGTATTAAATACTTTTCATTAGGTGTTGCTGATAATTAA